One region of Palaemon carinicauda isolate YSFRI2023 chromosome 40, ASM3689809v2, whole genome shotgun sequence genomic DNA includes:
- the LOC137632012 gene encoding ADP-ribosylation factor 4-like produces MGIILSRILSLIQSSKPCRILMVGLDGAGKTTILYKLKLGEIVTTIPTIGFNVETVEYKNISFTVWDVGGQTKIRPLWRHYFQNTSAIIFVVDSNDPQRLAEAKEELDILDEDKELENCPLLIMANKQDLPQAASPSHITDALNLRNLRRTWFVQGTCAVNSTGIYESLDWLAKEVTK; encoded by the exons ATGGGGATCATTTTGAGCAGAATTCTGTCTTTAATACAGAGCTCCAAGCCTTGCAGGATACTTATgg TTGGCCTCGACGGAGCAGGGAAGACTACGATCCTCTACAAACTAAAACTAGGAGAAATCGTCACGACAATTCCAACAATTG GCTTCAATGTCGAGACGGTAGAATACAAGAACATAAGTTTCACAGTTTGGGACGTCGGCGGTCAGACAAAAATCCGTCCCCTGTGGAGGCATTACTTCCAGAACACCTCAGCCATAATCTTCGTCGTCGACAGCAACGACCCGCAGAGACTGGCTGAGGCGAAGGAGGAACTTGATATCTTG GACGAGGATAAAGAGCTCGAGAACTGTCCTCTGCTCATCATGGCTAACAAGCAAGATCTTCCCCAAGCTGCCTCACCATCTCACATCACAGACGCCCTCAACCTTCGCAATCTGAGACGCACCTGGTTTGTCCAAGGTACCTGTGCCGTGAATTCTACAGGTATCTATGAGTCCCTTGACTGGCTGGCCAAGGAAGTTACGAAATGA